A section of the Alligator mississippiensis isolate rAllMis1 chromosome 8, rAllMis1, whole genome shotgun sequence genome encodes:
- the MYADML2 gene encoding myeloid-associated differentiation marker-like protein 2 has translation MMMETSGGTYLNTAAMASPVGIARVLQVVFGCTTFSLVIHQGGFSAAYGTFCMFVWCFCFAVTMFIITCEFTRLHSCLNISWGNFTAAFAMLATLMSVTAAVIYPLYFAQLRCYPISCKVRDFRVAASVFAGLLFVTYAVEVFLTRARPGQVTSYMATVSGLLKIVQAFVACIIFGALVNDSQYSNYVATQWCVAVYSFCFVVTVVVVAFNVTGKTATLWCPFERFVVIYTFMAILMYVSAAVIWPVFCFDSKYGSPGRPDQCSKGQCPWDSQLVIAIFTYVNLVLYTVDLAYSQRIRFVSHP, from the coding sequence ATGATGATGGAGACCTCAGGAGGGACGTATCTGAACACAGCGGCAATGGCATCCCCGGTGGGAATAGCCCGCGTACTGCAGGTAGTGTTTGGATGTACAACTTTCAGTCTGGTAATCCATCAGGGAGGATTCAGTGCAGCCTATGGCACCTTCTGCATGTTTGTCTGGTGCTTCTGTTTTGCTGTCACCATGTTTATAATAACCTGCGAGTTCACCCGTCTCCACAGCTGCCTGAACATCTCCTGGGGGAATTTCACCGCTGCTTTTGCCATGCTGGCCACACTCATGTCTGTCACGGCCGCAGTCATCTACCCACTTTATTTTGCCCAACTCAGGTGTTACCCTATCAGCTGTAAGGTGAGAGATTTCCGAGTAGCAGCCAGTGTCTTTGCAGGGCTCCTGTTTGTGACTTATGCTGTAGAGGTATTTCTAACCAGGGCCAGACCAGGACAGGTGACCAGCTACATGGCCACAGTCTCTGGCCTCCTGAAAATTGTCCAGGCCTTTGTGGCTTGCATCATTTTTGGGGCACTGGTAAATGACAGTCAGTACAGCAACTACGTGGCAACCCAGTGGTGTGTGGCTGTCTACAGCTTCTGCTTTGTGGTGACAGTGGTAGTAGTGGCCTTCAATGTCACAGGGAAAACAGCGACACTGTGGTGCCCCTTTGAGCGCTTTGTGGTCATCTACACGTTCATGGCCATCCTGATGTACGTCAGTGCAGCCGTCATCTGGCCAGTGTTCTGCTTTGACAGTAAGTACGGGTCTCCTgggaggcctgaccagtgctccAAGGGCCAGTGTCCCTGGGACAGCCAGCTGGTGATTGCCATATTTACTTATGTGAACCTGGTACTTTACACGGTGGACCTAGCGTACTCTCAGCGCATCCGTTTTGTTTCACATCCTTAA